From a single Phalacrocorax carbo chromosome 10, bPhaCar2.1, whole genome shotgun sequence genomic region:
- the HAPSTR1 gene encoding HUWE1-associated protein modifying stress responses 1, whose amino-acid sequence MEDKKEEGEAEIQEHGPEHWFSKWERQCLAEAEQEEALAPELQDEAAAQPEHKQQKLWHLFQNSATAVAQLYKDRVCQQPGLSLWVPFQNAATAVTNLYKESVDAHQRSFDVGIQIGYQRRNKDVLAWVKKRRRTIRREDLISFLCGKVPPPRNSRAPPRLTVVSPNRATSTETSSSVETDLQPFREAIALHGLSGAMASISVRSSTPGSPTHVSSGSNASRRRNGLHDVDLNTFISEEMALHLDNGGTRKRTSAQCGDVITDSPTHKRNRMI is encoded by the exons ATGGAGGACAAGAAGGAGGAGGGTGAGGCGGAGATCCAGGAGCACGGGCCCGAGCACTGGTTCAGCAAGTGGGAGCGGCAGTGCCTGGCCGAGGCCGAGCAGGAGGAGGCGCTGGCCCCGGAGCTGCAGGACGAGGCGGCGGCGCAGCCCGAGCACAAGCAACAGAAGCTCTGGCACCTCTTCCAGAACTCGGCTACTGCCGTGGCGCAGCTCTACAAGG acCGGGTGTGCCAGCAGCCGGGTCTCTCCCTCTGGGTCCCCTTCCAGAACGCCGCCACTGCGGTCACCAACCTCTACAAAG AAAGTGTGGATGCCCATCAGCGAAGCTTTGATGTAGGAATTCAGATTGGCTATCAGCGTCGGAATAAGGATGTGTTAGCTTGGGTTAAAAAACGCAGAAGAACTATACGTAGAGAAGACTTGATCAGCTTCCTGTGTGGAAAAGTTCCTCCTCCAAGAAATTCTAGAGCTCCCCCAAGACTGACTGTAGTATCCCCTAACCGAGCTACTTCAACAGAAACTAGCTCATCTGTAGAGACTGATTTGCAACCCTTCCGTGAAGCCATAGCTCTGCATG gtCTTAGTGGTGCAATGGCTAGTATAAGTGTTCGCTCAAGTACCCCAGGCTCGCCCACTCACGTGAGCAGTGGCTCCAATGCTAGTCGAAGGAGAAATGGACTCCATGATGTTGATTTGAACACTTTCATATCAGAAGAAATGGCACTCCACTTGGACAATGGTGGAACTAGAAAGCGTACCTCAGCCCAGTGTGGCGATGTCATTACAGACTCACCAACTCATAAACGCAACAGAATGATCTAA